Genomic window (Streptomyces sp. LX-29):
CGGGCCGAGGCCCAGGATGGTGACCTGCCACGCGTACCAGTAGTCGAGTCCGTAGAAACCGAAGATCTCGTTGAGGGCGGCGATCCGGGCGGTGTCCCAGCGCTTGTCCTGCTGTCCGTCGGCGGCGGACGCCGGGGTGAGGAAGGTCGCGAACAGCCCTTCCTTGGCGGAGAAGGCGAGGAAGTCCGCCAGCCAGGCACGCGAGCGGTAGTCATCGATCAGCTTGCGCTTGCCGCGGTCCTCGAACCAGTCGACGGTGGCGCGCAGCAGCCTGCGGGTCTCGGGGTCGAAGTGGGCCGGGTCGTAGGTGCGCGGGTTGAACAGCAGCGGGTCGGACATGGAGGTTCCCTTTCCGGCATGAGGGTGCGGCTATGGGCATGAAGGGTTCGGGCAGGCCGGGGCCGTGCGACGCCGACCGGACGGAGAGGCGGCCCGCGAGCGCCGGTTCAGCGCTCCGGACGGAGCCGGTGGAGCGTGGCGAGTACGTCGTCGAGCCAGGCGAGCATCATCCGCTCGTAGGCGATGCCGCCGCGCAGCACGACGTGTTGGAGCTCCTGGCCGGCGGTGGGTGCCGGGGGTGCGTCGGGTCCGGTGAAGTCCCGTCGCTCCCCCGCGAGGTACTTCGCGAGCCGGTCGGTGTGCGTCTGGCGGTGCCGCTCGACCTCGCGGATCAACGCGGCCGGGTCGTCGAACGCCGCGCCGCGGATCTTCACGGCGAGGTCGTGCCGGACGCTCTCCAGCTCGATCGGCTCATGCAGCCACTCCGAGAGGGCGGCCCGCCCGAGGTCGGCGACGGAGTATTCCTTCTTGTCCGGCTTGCCCTGCTGCGGCACCTCACGGACATCGACCCAGCCGTCGCTCTCCATGCGCTTGAGAACGCGGTAGATCTGCTGATGGGTGGCGGTCCAGAAGTATCCGATGGACCGCTCGAACCGCC
Coding sequences:
- a CDS encoding PadR family transcriptional regulator, whose amino-acid sequence is MALEHAILVSLLEKPGSGYELARRFERSIGYFWTATHQQIYRVLKRMESDGWVDVREVPQQGKPDKKEYSVADLGRAALSEWLHEPIELESVRHDLAVKIRGAAFDDPAALIREVERHRQTHTDRLAKYLAGERRDFTGPDAPPAPTAGQELQHVVLRGGIAYERMMLAWLDDVLATLHRLRPER